In a single window of the Hippoglossus hippoglossus isolate fHipHip1 chromosome 7, fHipHip1.pri, whole genome shotgun sequence genome:
- the LOC117765398 gene encoding uncharacterized protein LOC117765398 isoform X1: protein MRTRKKSWDQRRRERKLRMREVIASETSEQREIRLDHLRRYRKQVRDSETPEQREVRRAYNRDKMRRVLARKKREKMVTEQQEQPQHNTETQRARASGGAGQGATRRNRRNVQRTWETLEEAAKRLMGDRWKYLETLMAERKSGISVEEASDMFQDEIRQGLIHVCCLCNRLLFQKSEVQLPEVKLEDTAADGFLPDHTCENFGKTSDSSCPHQDTVQLCVI from the exons ATGCGAACCCGTAAGAAAAGTTGGGATCAGCGCCGGAGAGAAAGGAAACTAAGAATGCGAGAAGTCATAGCCAGTGAAACATCGGAGCAGAGAGAGATCCGCCTGGATCATCTCAGGAGATACAGGAAACAGGTCCGAGACTCGGAAACACCGGAGCAGAGAGAGGTCCGCCGCGCATACAACAGAGACAAGATGCGACGGGTTCTTgcgaggaaaaaaagagagaagatggTCACCGAACAGCAGgaacaaccacaacacaacacggaA ACCCAGCGAGCCAGAGCCTCTGGAGGAGCAGGGCAGGGGGCCACTCGTCGGAACAGGAGGAATGTGCAGCGAACCTGGGAAACCCTGGAGGAGGCAGCCAAACGCCTGATGGGTGACCGATGGAAGTACCTGGAGACACTGATGGCTGAGAGGAAGAGCGGGATTTCTGTGGAGGAGGCGTCGGATATGTTTCAAGATGAGATCAGACAAGGCCTCATACATGTTTGCTGCCTGTGTAATCGGTTACTCTTCCAAAAGTCTGAGGTGCAGCTTCCTGAGGTCAAGTTAGAAGACACTGCAGCTGATGGATTCCTACCGGATCATACATGTGAGAACTTCGGTAAAACGTCAGACAGCAGCTGTCCTCACCAGGACACTGTTCAGTTGTGTGTAATCTAA
- the LOC117765398 gene encoding uncharacterized protein LOC117765398 isoform X2: MRTRKKSWEQRRRERKLKMREAIASETPEQREVRLDHLRRYMKQVRASETPEQREVRLADNRDKMRRVRARRKQETMTVQQRQQPQHNKRNTQRARASGGAGQGATRRNRRNVQRTWETLEEAAKRLMGDRWKYLETLMAERKSGISVEEASDMFQDEIRQGLIHVCCLCNRLLFQKSEVQLPEVKLEDTAADGFLPDHTSQRHCIVVVC, translated from the exons ATGCGAACACGTAAGAAAAGTTGGGAACAGCGCCGGAGAGAAAGGAAACTGAAAATGCGAGAAGCCATAGCCAGTGAAACACCGGAGCAGAGAGAGGTCCGTCTGGATCATCTCAGGAGATACATGAAACAGGTCCGAGCCTCGGAAACACCGGAGCAGAGAGAGGTCCGCCTCGCTGACAACAGAGACAAGATGCGACGGGTCCGTGCCAGGAGAAAACAAGAGACAATGACCGTtcaacaacgacaacaaccacaacacaacaagagAAACACCCAGCGAGCCAGAGCCTCTGGAGGAGCAGGGCAGGGGGCCACTCGTCGGAACAGGAGGAATGTGCAGCGAACCTGGGAAACCCTGGAGGAGGCAGCCAAACGCCTGATGGGTGACCGATGGAAGTACCTGGAGACACTGATGGCTGAGAGGAAGAGCGGGATTTCTGTGGAGGAGGCGTCGGATATGTTTCAAGATGAGATCAGACAAGGCCTCATACATGTTTGCTGCCTGTGTAATCGGTTACTCTTCCAAAAGTCTGAGGTGCAGCTTCCTGAGGTCAAGTTAGAAGACACTGCAGCTGATGGATTCCTACCGGATCATACAT ccCAGAGACACTGTATTGTAGTTGTCTGCTAA